The following is a genomic window from Mya arenaria isolate MELC-2E11 chromosome 4, ASM2691426v1.
ccgtacactaATAAAAGATAtccaacaaataattatgagtttgatgtgttttattctttcatactgtcaaaacataacgatttATGTACTTGACTGGCACCAGCAAGGCTgcggttcacagttttacaacaatcggaactcctcggggATGGCCtagttgttatgattgtatttacgaggtctatctcgaagtttGTCGGAGAAAGCCGATTTTTTACgattggcataattgttgtctgtgtcaatcaagtttcgttttatttgaaagttaaatcctgtgttttaatgcatttaaagcttgttttgtgcaaaaatatCTTTGCACTGACATGGTAacgtatgaatataaacctttattatctatttcaaacataaactacttctctaaatacaatttcaatatttttcaaaacccccctgtttttgcacaaacctgtttagacgttagggattagaagaatcctgtataacatgTCTACTATTTTAGactatttgtaaacaatatctcAGATGTTTATAATATAGAAGTACAGCTAAGCATTTTGGGTGTTAAATTTCCAGTGGAAATATTGTCTCATTCAATAAGAAGGTAAATATTTATACTGCCAAACACAGGTGTGATATTCCATTGTGACATAAAACCTTGAGGCTGATAATGGAAAATCCCCcaaattaattgataaataaatcatcaaatataatTTGTCAGATCACTttagcattaaaataaataaaaaataattattttaagatttaattttgatttaaaacaatagaaataaaaaaataaagctgagaaaacaatgaataaattcGCTGTGAACCTCATACATGTTCTGCATGGTTCCGGTCTTAAAATCAACGGtgggctttttaatccagatagGTTTTTTATGAAaggggtaataaaatttaaatcgatccaaaaaaaaattatccttcaattgaatgaaattatgtGATTTCAAAGTAATGGCACAAGTCCATCTTGGAAATGCATTGACAGATAAAATcaagtaatttaatatttcatcattgacaccatttattagataattaaattatctgtaaaaaacataaacacataaaaaagatttagCCACAATTATTGGGagtaatattgatataaagGTCATATTGCTTTATAAATTTACTCTTTTCCAATACCCCCAAAAATGCCTATAtatacagataaggactgcttattaGTAAGTTgcctattgactgggaggtgtaatctggccacttgtcagacttggccacttgtctatgtgctaaagtgTTAAATAAGAATGCAGGAGTTGTATCTTACATCCTCACAACTTTTTCATCATATAAACTGAAAAGATCTAGTACAATGTCTTGCGTTTGTTGTATTCAATGTTCTAAAAAGAACTTTGACTCTTTGGAATTTCACAAGAATTTTTCACAAATAGTTGGAAGGCATTTGGCAGATGTCATATCAAAATGAGcattcatatacatacatatattaaaatatgaagaCAATGAGgagaataaaattataattcatGGTCCGTTACATTTCTCTAGATGGTCCATGATGTCCCCAAATATGGTCTGTTATGTCTGGTCAGTAATGTTCATGGTCCATAATTCCTTTCAGCATGTAGGACCATAAAGCGAATGATTGATAAATAGATATGCCATGATTGGCCCTTCTACATATTTGAACagataatacaaattataatatacagtacattCAACGAGTTAGACACACTTTACTCTCTCACTATGAGGGATAAACTTGATTTGCATTGGTGTTGGAAAAACTTCAGATATTATTGAATTTATGACCCCTAGTCAGAACTCGGCGTCCATTGAGATAAGCAAGAAAGAAATTTTCTTGTTCAGAAGTTATtcgtttatatcattatgtgcaTTGTTCCTTGTAAGTTCCTTACCAGtgttgtatttgtaaatgtgtgtatataccCCAATTACATATTCTCTCGActtgttaataataaacattgaatcattgataCACTGCGTCTGTTTTTAGGCTTCTGAAGACAAAATTGTCCGGTCTGGACTGAATTTGACCATGCCAGACagatttcagaaaatatttcaaaaatcggTCTGAAATTCGTTCATCCTTTTATCCAAAAGGCAAAGTCAGtaaaaattgtaattgtaatggTTTGTCATTCACACCCTAATAAAAGTGACAAGATTACAACCATCAGATGAATGCAGTCCAATTTACCCTATGATCCCATTTTACTCTAAGCTTAGCTGGTTAACTAACTACTATGTTAACCACGTTTGCGTCTAGACTGGTTGCAAAATACCATATGATCGgaaaaatgatattcaataaTTCTTGTGTGAGAACCTCCAAATCATGGctgaaatatttgaattcacTACTAAAATTAATGAACCTTTGGGTGttataagataataataataagatatgcaaaataaattaattttgaaaataattatatgtgtcGGAATGATTAGAGTCGTAATTTTTTGCCTGTGTTTTTGGgggtggtgggggtgggggtgatGGTTCAGACTTTTAGAATCCCTTTTccaaatgatataaaacatattagcCCAGTGATTTACCCTAATTGCTTGTTGCTTCTTGAAGTGGAAGATATTACCTAATTACTAATTTACTGTATGgcttttccaaaaaaatgatatcattcTATTTAGACTGTAATTTTACTCAACAAAGTTGTAATTTGTCAAATAATTACACACATGTTTTTCCCCACTCAGCACAGAATCGACTTCtttgacatttaaatcattaagtctgtaatttttataaaattatagaAGGATCATCAATTGAATAGACTGACCTGTTTTGTCTTATTTGACAGCGCTATGCAAGGGACTGGAGAACCTTGGGAATACATGCTTCATGAACGTGATCCTGCAGTCGTGGGCGGCCACCCCGGCTGTTGTTAGCTGGCTCACAGACTTTATGGAAAAACACAGAGGCACTGTTGAGAGGCGATGCCTCGCCCCTCCACTCCTACACTCCCTTAGAGGTATAACATGGAGACTAAAGTCCATTTTGTGGTTGTAGAAGAACTGATATATTTGTCTATCTTCCATTTATGTTGAGCCTATATCTGTCTATCTTCCATTTATGTTGAGCCTATATCTGTCTATCTTCCATTTATGTTGAGCCTATATCTGTCTATCTTCCATTTATGTTGAGCCTATATCTGTCTATCTTCCATTTATGTTGAGCCTATATCTGTCTATCTTCCATTTATGTTGAGCCTATTTCTGTCTATCTTCCATTTATGTTGAGCCTATATCTGTCTATCTTCCATTTATGTTGAGCCTATATCTGTCTATCTTCCATTTATGTTGAGCCTATATCTGTCTATCTTCCATTTATGTTGAGCCTATATCTGTCTATCTTCCATTTATGTTGAGCCTATATCTGTCTATCTTCCATTTATGTTGAGCCTATATCTGTCTATCTTCCATTTATGTCAAACCCATTGCGCGTAATAACCACAGAAGGGtacaagaaattaaaagaaaaagaatgtACAGAGAACCTTTGTTTGTAAggttacaaataaaacaataattgaaaagTTATGGTGGTATAACATATATGTATCTTACAGATAgctttgttttgttaacaggcataataattatgtatgtggCCATGCTTTTAAGTAAAAATTGTTTTGGCATTCTTTATTGAGTAAATGTTGCAACTATGCATAGAAACTTCTGCATTACAGATTTTATCTTTCTGAATTACAGTTATCAACAATGAAATTGAGGACGTGGATGACGTGCATTCTCCTGCTGACATCATTGGTGCGCTGCGTTCACACCGCTGGATCATCTCCCATGATCAACAGGTGGGTGTCTGCCTGCTGTTCCTGCTCACATGCATTTTCTACTCAAGCATTTTTATGACCTCCTCATTCCATTAAATATGTATCACCTTGTAGAATATAGTTCGATAAGTACAAGTACTCAAAGGACATCAAActatcaaaacatatacattaaaattagggatgcaaacgaatattcgaatattcgatcgaacgtttggtattcgaatgtcaaaataggtattcgaatattcgatgtttttgttgaaataataaattaatacactttttgcctacaactgtcatcttcgtctgtcttgtttATACAACGACCCCTAATGCCAtaggtgtgaacttgatgacactatacacgcgtcatatcggatatatcaccgggaactataaacagtccccgtaattttgcatttactggctgttagacaagtgacataaaacacattccaattattttgggtacatttaaatgaccatgccaattaagggtttaagagatcggcctttataccaatgttttgtcttcactgctaatcaagcttggcgatattgctcaaatcgccttgatgatacgaaggacatgtgctagttactgtttccatgttttcaatataacgcTCTTGGGTACAAAAATTAGCTGAAAGtgtatggtttaacgtttaaggatatatgtcctgtattgttgtacaatacctaAGACAAAAGCGACGTTTAGACATggtgtcgttttctataaatatttttcgtaaacatcaatcccagaacgaggctgcaagtcccacgttggcgcatatcgtcatttaaccGGGACAAACGCAATTCCctgatcttattttgcattttttacaaaaatgaacgcagaggtttgtttttttgttaaagatatattgctttttcttgggatatattttggtaatgggaaattcagaggctaatttgtggaacaataagggtccgtcgcgtgtaccgaaTACGACCAGGAAGGGTAACAGGGCCCCCACTATTACTttagtgaataataatagtttactacaattcttaaaggttcattttggtgtttgaatattcgatcgaaagaattaccgaatattcgaatatcacttttgccattcgtttgcatccctaattaaAATGCCAACTTCATCTCAATAGCtgatatgtttgtatgttatggtatgtatatgtattatacacccaacaataaataacacttGTAAAGCCTGATATAACATTAATCTGGTTAACTTGCCTTGTGTTCAACAGGATGCCCATGAGTTGTTTAATGTATTCACAACAACACTAGATGAGGAGAGTACACGGTTTCCAGCGGCCCCCTCGTTATTTGACCTTAATGCTATACAGGTAGGGATGATACATAATTTAGATTGTTCATTACTCTGTTCCTATTGGCTAAAAGTAAAAGTTTTAAACCCAGTACAGAATCTAATCACTAATGTAGTTGTGCACAACTGTGACTTGTGTATTGTAGCAGAAGGCTGGAAAAGTTGAGGGAGGGGGAGAGCCCGAAGAGGGTGCTCATCCTGGGGGCCTGCTACAGGGCAGAGAGCAAGACAGCCCCTTCCGCATGCTAATCGCCAGCCAGATGGAGTGTGTGGACTGCAAGTACCGACATCCCGTCAGATATGACATCAACAGCACTCTCTCCCTAGCATTCCCGAAATCTGCATGGGTATAGCTTGTTTTACAATGCAGGTtgaacaagttatttgaattaaaacaacTCTTCCTCATTAGCACAAGTTCATGTTGTTATGATGACAAGAAATTACAGATTATATGCAACTAGAGGAGGACTTGCTTTACAGAAGTTGTCTTCTTACATATCTTCCTTAATAATCTggtatacattgtaaacattcaaacccctgtacatgtatatttcatacatatgctatgtatatttcttttatatatgaTCAATTTATAAATTTCAGAAATCAATAAAACTAGAAGCACTTCTACAGAAGTTTATAACATCAGAGATAGTACAGGATGTGAAATGTCCAGGTTGCAAGAAGATTCAGTCGCAGAAACAGAAAGACCATCCCGATGTACAGGGATACCTAGATGAGAGCCCTAAATCTTCCTGTCTCAAAAGGCTCACTATTGGAAAGGTATTTTATTGACCTTGTTATCAATAAACTTCACTAATGACTGGCcatgttttctgaaaatataaattgtgatttttagctctattggccaaatGTGATATGGCACAGTGTCAGTCGTCCGTGAATCTGTAATCAATTGCTTGTGAAAGTGATACATTCTTTAGTCTTAATCAAACTTATAAAGTAGTAAGATATCCAtgagagctcggttcctttcttaatccagccagatccacccatgcATGACTGGAATATGGCCCTTGTATTGCTGTGTATGATTTTAGTACCCGGAAGTTTTTTACTGACATGATATTTTCTTAGGtagacaatttttttaaagagagTTGTGAATTATTGTAGTTGTTCTTGCCCTTTGGAAAAAACATGGTTCACTGATTGCTTACCTCTGAATGTGAGTTCAGTGTATAACCAAAACATCATCCCAGTAGAGCATTGACTGTCTAGGGCATCTTGACTAGAACTGTATCTCCAGTAAAACCAAGTATTAATttcttagatcaataaatatttcagttctatgttttgtttaaatttggctGAAAATTATTcatcaataaattgttttaatgtaaaactGTTATGTATACTTGTAATGATGTGTCCTTGTTCCAGTTGCCGCAGTGCCTGTGTATTCACATGCAGCGCACACAGTGGCTGGACTGTTATGTATACTTGTAATGATGTGTCCTTGTTCCAGTTGCCGCAGTGCCTGTGTATTCACATGCAGCGCACACAGTGGCTGGACTGTTATGTATACTTGTAATGATGTGTCCTTGTTGCAGTTGCCGCAGTGCCTGTGTATTCACATGCAGCGCACACAGTGGCTGGACTGTTTTGTATACTTGTAATGATGTGTCCTTGTTCCAGTTGCCGCAGTGCCTGTGTATTCACATGCAGCGCACACAGTGGCTGGACTGTTATGTATACTTGTAATGATGTGTCCTTGTTGCAGTTGCCGCAGTGCCTGTGTATTCACATGCAGCGCACACAGTGGCTGGACTGTTATGTATACTTGTAATGATGTGTCCTTGTTCCAGTTGCCGCAGTGCCTGTGTATTCACATGCAGCGCACACAGTGGCTGGACTGTTATGTATACTTGTAATGATGTGTCCTTGTTCCAGTTGCCGCAGTGCCTATGTATTCACATGCAGCGCACACAGTGGCTGGAGAGTGGGATCCCGCTGAAGAAGTATGAGCATGTTGTCTTCCCTGAGACCCTGCACCTCGACGACTATGTATACACCAAGTGTGAGTCCACCACTAGGAACGGCTTACTTGGAGGAAAAGCTCTTTTTGGGTTTGTAAATTTCTTTCTTCCTATTTTTTGCAACTTTCGGTTAAACGTTCCCAGTTTCCTATGTTTAGCAGTATGATAtcagttaataataataacattttgatagaaaaaaaacactaatttatttGTGAGAGAGTGGATGATCATCGTTGTTTGATATTTCGATATGTACAACCATGCATtaagttttatcattatttattaactgtttttatctTAACAGTACAGCATTACCACTAATGTTCAGTTTTTACTTACACTTACAGTAACACTGTGGTGCCATTACCCACATCATCTCCCGTCACCTCACCTACATCGGGTCATGTCACGTTGCTACGGGCGCTGAACTACGACTCCCGAATCTCATCCCACGGGCTCTTCCTCCAGTCAACGCCCTCTAGTCCCAGAGCCCCTGCTGGCAGTGTGCACTCTGACATCAACCATAACAGTCCCAAGCCACAGGACTACACATACATACTCACAGCTGTGGTCGTCCATCTGGGGGATGTGTTTTCCGGACATTTTGTGACTTACAGGAGAAGTTGTGTGAAGAAGCGTGGTGAAAAGTACAGTTCACAGTGGTTATGTACATCTGACCATGCTGTCAAGGTGGTTCCATTTGACGAAGTTCTCGCAGCAGAGGcatacatgctattctatgaAAGACATCAGtgaatggtttttatgaagcattataattatatcctttttagctcacctgtcactttgtgacaaggtgagcttttgtgattgccttttgtccggcgtgcgtcgtccgtcaacaatttacttaaaagacatctcctccttaaccgctgggccaatattaataaaacttaatagggatgttccttgggtggtcttctatcaaagttgttcaaagaattcaattccatgcagaactctggttgccatggcaaccaaaaggaaaaactttaaaaatcttcttctcccaaaccacaaggcttaggccgttgatatatggtaggtaggatcaccaaatggtcctctaccaagattgttcaaattatggcccttgggtcatgggttttctctatatgtttatagtgaaaacttaaaaaatcttctcctctgaacttacttggcctagagcttagatatttgtcatgattcatcgtctagtggacctctacaaagtttgttcaaattatggccctggggtcaaaattggccccgccccggggggtcatgggtatacttgatatgtttatagttaaaacttcaaaaatcttctcctctgaacttacttggactagagcttagatatttgtcatgattcatcgtctagtggacctctacaaagattgttcaaattatggccctggggtcaaaattggccccgcccctgggtggtcatgggttttctctatatgtttatagtaaaaaaaatcaaaaatctcctctgaacttatgttgcttagagcttagatatttggcatgattcatcgtctagtcgacctctacaaagtttgttcaaattatggccttggggtcaaaattggccccgccccggggggttagggt
Proteins encoded in this region:
- the LOC128232861 gene encoding ubiquitin carboxyl-terminal hydrolase 30-like encodes the protein MFDKNLLLICGVSTAVAAAVYVFWGPSQRKKNKALCKGLENLGNTCFMNVILQSWAATPAVVSWLTDFMEKHRGTVERRCLAPPLLHSLRVINNEIEDVDDVHSPADIIGALRSHRWIISHDQQDAHELFNVFTTTLDEESTRFPAAPSLFDLNAIQQKAGKVEGGGEPEEGAHPGGLLQGREQDSPFRMLIASQMECVDCKYRHPVRYDINSTLSLAFPKSAWKSIKLEALLQKFITSEIVQDVKCPGCKKIQSQKQKDHPDVQGYLDESPKSSCLKRLTIGKLPQCLCIHMQRTQWLESGIPLKKYEHVVFPETLHLDDYVYTKCESTTRNGLLGGKALFGNTVVPLPTSSPVTSPTSGHVTLLRALNYDSRISSHGLFLQSTPSSPRAPAGSVHSDINHNSPKPQDYTYILTAVVVHLGDVFSGHFVTYRRSCVKKRGEKYSSQWLCTSDHAVKVVPFDEVLAAEAYMLFYERHQ